The Microbacterium sp. SORGH_AS_0862 region TACGCCGAATGGCGTCGACTGTTCGACTCGTACGATCCGCCCCGGACAGCCGTCGCCGAAGCGTGGGTCGCGACCGACCGCGTGCCGAAGTACGCGAGCCCCGAGAGCCTGGGGCAGTCGTTCAACTTCGACCTGCTGCGAGCGGGGTTCGATGCTGCACAGTTCCGCGAGATTGTCACGGACAACATGTCCTTGGCAGCCCGATCGGGTTCTTCGAGCACGTGGGTGCTGTCGAACCACGATGTGTTCCGTCACGCGACCCGTTACGCGTTGCCGCTGATCGAGGAGACCGACGAATCGGTGCCGAACAGGCACGGCGGCGGCTGGCTCGAGGCCGGTGCCGACGAGACCGTCATCGACCGCGCCGGCGGCGTACGCCGTGCGCGGGCCGCGTCGATGTTCCTGCTGGGGCTGCCCGGATCGGCGTATCTCTACCAGGGGGAGGAGCTGGGTCTGCACGAGGTCGCAGAGATTCCTGCGAACCAGCGTCAGGACCCGACCTTCTTCCGCACACACCAGGCGCAGTACGGACGTGACGGATGCCGCGTGCCGCTGCCCTGGACGCGTAGCGGTTCCTCGTTCGGCTTCGGTGCGGGCGGTGCGCACCTCCCGCAGCCCTCGTGGTTCGCGGACTCCTCGGTCCAAGCGGAAGAGGAGGACCCGTCATCCACGCTCTCGCTCTATCGTCGCGCGATCGCGCTGCGTCACGAGCTCGTCGCGGACGAGGATCTGGAGTGGGTCGAGACCGGCCGGGACGACGTCCTCCACTTCCGTCGCCCCAACGGCTGGGAGATCGTGACGGTCTTCGGGCCGATGCCCTTCGGGCTCGCTCCGGACTCGGCTCGACGCGTCGTGTTGTCCAGCGCGGCGATCGACGGGCACCTCGTGCCGGGCGAGACGACGGTGTGGCTCGCGGGCGGGTGAGGACGACCGACCGATGCTCGTGACCGCCGCGCCGATAGTGTCGGGGGATGCGCTCCTCCTCTCACGTCTTAGCCGTCGCGGTGCTCATTGCATCGTTCGGCCTGACGGCCTGCTCCGCCCCTTCGTCCGACGTCACGGCAAGTCCTATTGCGAGCTCGGCTGCTCCGGCTGAACCGACGTTCGCTGTGGGGGCGGTCGTCGATGCGGCGACCGCGCAGGAGATCGGCATGGCTGGCAGTCAGCGCGCGTATCCCATGGCCGACGGCAGCTTCGTCGTCGTCGACCGGGGAGAGCCGTTGCCGGAGGCGGTGCAGGCGGACATCGACGCGAAGGCCGTCGCGTTCTCCGAGGCATGGGGCAGCGACGCGCAGTCGGCCGCGACGTCGGCCTCGCTGCGGGCCCGGGAGAAGGTCATGGCGGACGCGTCGGGGGGCACGGGCAAGCGCCCCATCCTCATCTTGAAGATGACCGCCTACGAGACTGCGGAGGCCGAGATGCCGACGACGTTCTGGATGGTCAACGGGGCCGGCCCCGCGCCGGACGCCGTCCGGCGCTCACGCGAGGAGATGACCGCCATCGTGAACGAGTGGCTCGCCCAACAGGACGACCCGGACCTTTACGTCGTCATCCACGGCTGAGGATCCGCGGGCGCTGCCTAGCTGGGGTGCTCCGAAAGAGTTCACGTCGAGGGGCGATCGAGGGGGCCGAAGAGTGCCTGCCAGAGCCACTGCGTCGCAACCTCGATCGAGGGCAGCGGGTCGCGAGCGAGCCAGGCGGTGATGACGCCGAGGGCGCTGCCGGTCACGCTCGCCGCGACGACGTCCACCGGGAGTCCGTCGAACACCGACGGCGCTCCCTGGCGCACCGCGTCGCCCACGATGCCTTGGACGCGCGCGCGCAACTGCGCCGCGACGGCGAGCGAACCGTGCTCGCCGAGCACGAGTCGGTAGAGGTCGGCGTTGTCGGCGATGTGTCGCAGATACGTCGTGAGCTCGGCGGGCGGCTGGCTGATGTCGCGCGGGTCCACGGAACGGATGATCCGGCTCGATACGTCGTCGACGGCCGACTCCAGCGCGTCGGCGAGAAGCTGGTCCTTGTCGGCGTAGTGCTGGTAGAAGCTGCTGCGATTCACCGCCGCCTCGGCCGCGATGTCGGCCACGGTGATCGCGTCGAGCGGACGCTCGCGGGCGAGATCCAGCAGTGCGTTCTGCAGACTCGCTCTCGTGCGCGCCACGCGGGGATCCATCCCGCCATCTTGTCAGAGCGACGGCTCGCTGCTGAGAGTTCTCCCACACGTGATGGTTTTGCAACACGTGTCGGATATCCTCGACGAGGCTCGATGGTGCGCCGCATCCCACCCACCCCTCGGAAAGGCACGTCGTGGCCCAACTCCTCTACCGGCTGGGGCGCTTCTCGGCGCGCCGCGCCTGGATCGTCCTCGTCGCCTGGGTGATCGCCCTGGGCATCGCGGCCGGCTCGTTCGTCGCTTTCGGCGGCACACTCGCCACCTCGTTCAGCATCCCCGGCACCGAGACGGAGCGTGTCAACGACCGGCTCGCCGACGCTCTGCCCGACCTCACCGGGGCCAGCGCCCCCGTCGTGTTCCAGACCGACGGTCAGCCGTTCACCGACGAGCAGAAGGCCGACATCTCCTCGCTGCTGAAAGACGTCGCCGGCATCGACGGCGTCGCAGGCACGGTCGACCCGTTCCAGACGGAGGCGCAGCGCGCCGACCAGGCCTCACAGCTGGCGTCCGGCGCTGATCAGCTCGCCCAAGGCGAGAGCCAGTTGGATGCGGCGAAGCAGCAGCTCGACGCGGGCCAGACGCAGTTGGACGCCGCGATCGCCCAGGCGCAGGCGGCGGGCGTCTACGCCCAGGCCGAAGCGCAGTTCGCGGCCCAACAGGCGCAGATCACCGCGGGTCGGGAGCAGATCGACGCGTCACGCGCTCAGCTCGAAGCGCAGAAGCCGCAGCTCGAGGCGGGTCAGGAGCTGCTCGACGCCGCATCCGACATCCGCACGGTCTCGACCGACGGTGCCACGGCTCTCGGCAATGTGTCCTTCACGAAGGACATGTTCTCGTTGCCGCAGGAGACCAAGACGGCGGTCGCCGACCGCCTCAAGAGCGCTGACATCCCCGGCGTCAGCATCGACTACTCCTCGACGATCGCCCAGTCGACCGACGGCCTCATCGGAGTCGGCGAGCTCGTCGGTGTGCTCATCGCGGCGCTGGTGCTCGCCTTCATGATGCGGGCGCTGCTGCCCGCCATCACACCCCTCATCGGCTCGCTCATCGGTGTCGGTGTCGGCGTCGCCGGATCCCTCGCGTTCTCCGACGTCGTGGACATGGCGTCCGTGACGCCCATCCTCGGTGTCATGCTGGGCCTCGCCGTCGGCATCGACTACTCGCTGTTCATCGTGAACCGTCACCGCAAGCAGGTGCTCGAGGGCATGGAGATCGGCGAGTCGATCGGTCTCGCCAACGGAACGGCCGGCAACGCCGTCGTCTTCGCAGGCACGACGGTCATCATCGCCCTCATCGCCCTACTCGTCACCGGTGTGCCGTTCCTGGGTGTGATGGGCGTCGTGGGCGCGGCGTGCGTGTTCGTCGCCGTCCTCGTGGCGATCACGGTCACGCCCGCCCTGCTCGGGCTCATGAAGCTGCGGGTGCTGCGCCGCGGGCTGCGCGCGAAGGTCGGGCACCCCGATCATGCGCCGGCCGAGCTGCGGCCCATGCGCACCGGTCGTGTGGTGGCCGCAGGCGCGGCGGCGATCATCGCCCTGCTCGTCATCGCGATCCCCGCCCTGTCGATGCGCCTCGGGCTGCCCGATGGGTCCTCGGAGGCCACCGACACGACCCAGTACCGCGCCTACACGGCGGCGACCGAGGCTTTCGGCGCCGGTGTCAACGGCCCGCTGCTCGTCGTCGCCGAGACCCCGCAGCCGGTGGCGGAGGCCGACCGTGTCACGACGCAGGCAGATGTCGCCCGTACGCTCATGGCGCAGGACGACGTGGATGCGGTTGCACCGATCGCCGTTTCGGACGACGGCCGAACCTTCGCGTTCCAGGTGGTTCCGCAGGACGGGCCCGCCAGCGAGTCGACAGAGACGCTCGTGCACGACCTTCGCGCCCTCTCGCCGCTGGACGGTGACATCGAACTCGGTGTCGCGGGCCAGGCCTCGGCAAACATCGACGTGTCGCAGAAGCTGGCCGACGCGCTGCCCGTTTACCTCGCCGTGGTCGTGGGCCTCTCGCTCGTCATCATGGTCCTGGTGTTCCGGTCGATCCTCGTGCCCATCATCGCGACCGCCGGCTACGTGCTGTCCCTGTTCGCCGCGCTCGGCGCCGTCACCGCGATCTACCAGTGGGGCTGGCTGAGCGATGTCTTCGGCGTGCACGATCCCGGCCCGGTGCTGAGCTTCGGACCGATCATCCTGATGGGCGTGCTCTTCGGCCTCGCGATGGACTATCAGCTCTTCCTCGTCTCGGGCATGCGCGAGGCGTACGTCCACGGTGCGCCGGCGCGCGCCGCCGTCGTCGCCGGCCTGCGCGGAGGGCGCGCGGTGGTCACAGCCGCGGCGATCATCATGATCTCCGTCTTCGGCGGCTTCGTCTTCAGCCACCTGGCGATGGTGCGGCCGATCGGCTTCGGGATGGCGATCGGTGTGCTCTTCGATGCATTCGTCGTGCGCATGGTGATCGTCCCGGCGCTCATGCATCTGTTCGGGCGCGCGGCGTGGTGGCTGCCGCGCTGGCTCGACCGCATCCTGCCCGATGTGGACGTCGAGGGCGCGGCGCTCGAACGCGCTCACCCCGTGCAGCACTGACCTTGCGCGACGCCGAAGAAGGGGTGACCACCGTCTGGTGGGCACCCCTTCTTCCGTGTGCTCGTATCAGGTCGCGTCGCCGACGAGGACGGCGACGCCCTCTTCGGCCGCATCCGCCGGCCGCTGATCGATGCGACGCAGTGCGCGGCGGCCGAGCGCGATCGTCAGCGCCGCGATCACGATCGATGCGGCGGCCACGAGGTACGGCACGGTCGCGTTCGAGGCGTGCCACAGCCATGCGGCGAGCGGGGGAGCGGCCGCTCCGCCGAGGAAGCGGACCGCCGAATAGGCCGACGATGCGACGGCGCGGGGAAGGTCCGTGGCCTCCATGACCGCTTCGGTCAGCACGGTGTTCATGACGCCGAGAAGCAGGCCCCCCACGATGATGCAGGTCACCAGCGCGGCGGAGTTCGCCACGAGGATGCCGCCGACGACGAGATCGATGGCAAGCAGCGGCAGGACGACCAGCATGACGCCCGACCGGGTGAATCGGCGCAGCAGCAGCGGGGCGACCCACACGCTCGTGACGGCCAGTGCGACGCCCCACCCGAAGAAGGTGAAGCCGATGCCCATCGCGCCGAATCCGAGCGGGAAGGGCGAGAACGCCAACAGGGTGAAGAAGCCGATGTTGTAGAACAGGGCTGCCACCGCGAGCACCGCGAGAGCGGGTTTGCCGAGCGCGCGGAACGGAGCTGAGAGCGGCACGGGCGTGCGCGTCTCCTTCGGGCCGCGCAGAAGCACGGCGACGGCGATGAAGGCGATCGCCATCAGCACGACGACGCCGAAGAACGGTCCGCGCCAACTGACCTCACCGAGCAGGCCTCCCAGGAGTGGGCCGACCGCGATGCCGACACCCAGGGCGGCCTCGTACAACACGATCGCCGCGGAACTGCCGCCGCTGGCGGCCCCCACGATCGTCGCGAGCGCCGTGGAGATGAACAGGGCGTTGCCCAGACCCCACCCGGCGCGGAAGCCGATGATGGCGTCGACACTGCCCGACAGCGCGCTGAAGAGCGAGAAGACCACGATGAGGGCGAGGCCCGCCAGCAGGGTCGCCTTCGCGCCGATGCGGCTCGAGATCCAGCTCGTGACCAGCATCGCGAGGCCCGTCACGAGCAGGTAGCTCGTGAAGAGGAGTTCGGTCTCAACGGGAGTAGCCTCGAGCGATTCGGCGATCGCCGGAAGGATCGGGTCGACGAGGCCGATGCCCATGAATGCCACGACGCACGCGAACGCGACGGCCCATACCTGTGCGGGCTGACGCCAGACGGAGGTGGTCGCCCCGTTCATCGTGCCGCCCCCGCGAAAGCGTCCGTGCGCGACATCAGGATGCGGGATGCGTGCTCGAGGGCGGACCACTCCGCGTCGTCGAGGTCTGTGAACAGCGGCTCGAGCGCCTCGCCGAGCTGCGTGCGCCACGCATCCATCGCCTCCGACCCTGCGGGCGTGATCGAGACGAGCGTCACGCGCGAGTCCTCCGCATCGCGCTCGCGGTCCACGAGGTGGAGGTCGGCGAGCTGGCCGACCAGACGCGTCATGCCGGGCTGCGTGGTGCGGCTCAGCCGTGCGAGGTCGCCCACGCGCTGCGGGCCTTCCTTCTGCAGGATGCTGAGCGCGCGCCACTGGGCGGCGGGCGCATCGTTCTGTGTCGTGACGGCGGCGACGCGGGTAAGCGCGTGTGCGGCGACGACGATCCTTTCGATGGCTTCGGCTTTTCGCATGCTATAAGTATATACCTCAGATATATACATGACGCGGATGCGGCCATCGCGGTGCGCAGGAGCGGCGCCGCCGTGGGCGCCGTACGCTGGGACGATGACTTCCGACGATATCGTGATCGTTGCTGCCGCCCGCACGCCGCAGGGGAGACTGAAGGGGCAGCTCTCTTCGATTCCTGCCCCTCAGCTCGGTGGGATCGCCATCCGCGGCGCCCTGGCGCAGGGACAGATCCCCGCATCCGCCGTCGACGCTGTCCTCGTCGGTCAGGTGCTCCCGGCCGGTACGGGGCAGAACCCGGCCAGGCAGGCAGCGATCGCTGCAGGGCTCGGCTGGGACGTGCACGCCGCGGGCGTCAACAAGGTCTGCCTGTCCGGACTCACCGCCGTCATCGACGCCGCCCGGATGATCCGCGTGGGCGATGCATCGGTCGTGGTCGCCGCGGGGATGGAATCGATGAGCCGTGCGCCGCACCTGCTGACCGGCTCGCGCGACGGATACGCGTACGGCAGCGTCGAGGTGCTCGACCACATGGCCTACGACGGCCTCACCGACGCGTTCGACCGCGTGAGCATGGGCGAGTCGACCGAGCGTCGCAACGCCGACTACGAGGTCACGCGTGCCGAGCAGGATGCGGTCGCCGCCCGGTCGCACCAGCGCGCCGCCGCCGCGGCGGAGGCCGGACTTTTCGACGCCGAGATCGTGCCCGTCGAGGTTCCGCAGCGCCGGGGTGAGCCCATCGTCATCACTCACGACGAGGGCATCCGCGCCGACACCTCCGAGGAGGTGCTCGCAAAGTTGCGTCCCGCCTTCGCCGAGGGCGGGACCATCACCGCGGGCAATTCGTCGCAGATCTCCGACGGCGCATCAGCCGTCGTGCTCACCACGCGCAGCCACGCCGATGCGCAGGGGTGGAAGGTGCTTGCGGCGCTCGGCGCGAGCGGCCAGGTCGCCGGGCCCGACAACTCGCTGCACGCGCAGCCGGCCCGCGCCATCGCTCAGGCGCTCGAACGGCAGGGACTCGCCGCTTCCGATCTGGATCTCGTCGAGATCAACGAGGCCTTCGCCGCCGTCGTCGTCCGCTCGCAGCGCGAGCTCGGGATCTCCGACGAGGTCGTGAACCCGCAGGGCGGCGGCATCGCCCTGGGGCACCCGATCGGCGCGTCGGGCAATCGTCTGGTCGTCCACGCCGTGCACGAACTCGTGCGCCGTGAATCCGGTACCGCAGCGGTCGCGCTGTGCGGCGGCGGCGGTCAGGGCGACGCGCTCATCCTCGTGCGCTGACGACCGCGCGGCCGATGGCGTCAGCGGCGCAGACGCTTGCGGAGCAGCTTCGTCTCTTCGCCCGAGACGGGGGAGTCGCCGGCGGCCACGTGCCCGCGCTTGGCGCGGAAGGTGTCGACGATCGCGCCGATGGCGAGGGCGAGCGTGATGCCCCAGCTGACCCATGCCAGCGCCGTCCGCCAGGTGAAGGGCTCCTCGTTGTTGCGCAGCCCTCGAAAGAGGGTCGCGCCCCCGAGCAGGGCGCTGAACAGACCGGAACCGAAGAGGTAGGAGCGCATGGGCCCACGCTATCGCGGGAGGATACCCCCTCGCTCGGGGCTTGCGCGAACCCCTGGAGGCCCTGCACGCCGCTGTTAGCCTGAGTGGCATCCCGAGAGACCAGGAGTGCTCGCGTGCCGCAAGCAGAGTTCGTCGTCGTCGCCAATCGCCTTCCCGTCGACCGAGACGCCGACGGCGGATGGCGTCGCAGCCCCGGCGGGCTGGTCACGGCGCTCGAGCCCGTGATGCGCAAGAGCGACGGCGCCTGGGTCGGGTGGGCCGGAAAGCCCGACCTCGAGCTCGAGCCGTTCGACGCCGAGGGCACCCACCTCGTGCCGATCACTCTCAGCGCCGAAGAGGTCGAGCTGTACTACGAGGGATTCTCGAACGACACGATCTGGCCGCTCTACCACGACGTGATCGCCGCTCCCCGGTACCGCCGCGAGTGGTGGAACGCGTATGTCGCCGTCAACCGCCGGTTCGCCGAGGCGGCTGCGGAGGTCGCGGCCGTGGGCGGCACGGTGTGGGTGCAGGACTACCAGCTGCAGCTCGTGCCGCAGTTCCTCCGCGAGCAGCGACCCGACCTCACGATCGGTTACTTCCATCACATTCCGTTCCCCGCATACGGCCTGTTCTCGCAGCTGCCGTGGCGCCGTCAGGTGCTTGAAGGGCTGCTCGGTGCCGACGTCATCGGCTTCCAGCGGGTGGCGGATGCGGGCAACTTCGCCCGCGCGGTGCGTCGCCAGCTGCGCTACGAGACGAAGTCGACGGGGATCAAGGTCCCGCAGGCCGACGGCTCCGTGCGCATGGCGCTCGCCAAGGCGTTCCCGATCTCGATCGACGTGGCCTCCTACGTCGAGCTGGCCGAGCGGCCGGAGATCCAGGCGCGCGCCCGCGAGATCCGCGAAGAGCTCGGCAATCCGCGCCACATCCTGCTCGGCGTCGACCGGCTCGACTACACGAAGGGCATCCGCCACCGGATGAAGGCCTTCGGAGAGCTGCTGCAGGACGAGCGGCTCTCCGTCGAGGACGTCACCCTCGTGCAGGTCGCGAGCCCGAGTCGCGAGCGCGTGGAGACCTACCAGCAGCTGCGCGACGAGATCGAGCTCACCGTGGGGCGCATCAACGGCGACTACGACACCATGGGCCACACCGCCATCCGCTACCTCCACCAGGCGTTCCCCAAGGAAGAGATGGTGGCCCTGTACCTGGCCGCCGACGTCATGCTCGTCACGGCGCTGCGCGACGGCATGAACCTCGTCGCCAAGGAGTACGTCGCGAGCCGCATCGACAACCGCGGCGCGCTCGTGCTGAGCGAGTTCGCCGGCGCGGCCGACGAACTCGGCAGCTCGCTTCTCGTGAACCCCCACGACATCCAGGGCCTCAAGGACACGATCGTCCGGGCGATCGAGATGACGCCGGGTGAGCAGGGGCGCCGGATGCGGGCGCTTCGCCGGCGTGTGCGCGAGCACGACGTCGAGGACTGGTCGCGGGAGTTCCTCGCCGCTCTCGCGGGGATCCGGGGGAGCGGCACGGTATGACCGACCTGGAGAGCCTCGCGCGCACCCCGCGCCTTCTCGTCGCGCTCGACTTCGACGGCACGCTCTCGCCTCTCGTGGACGAGCCGATGTCGGCGCGGATGATCCCTGCGGCGCGGCGTGCGCTGGACGCCCTCGCCGCGCTGCCCGCCACCGACGTGGCGCTCGTGTCGGGACGGTCGCTGGCCGATCTCCGTGTGATCAGCGAGCACGCCGACGACTCGCTCTTCCACCTTGCGGGCTCCCACGGTGCCGAGACCTGGGACCCCGGTGCGCGAACGGGACAGGACGACGCCGACGATCTCGTTGATCGGGAGCTCCTGGCCGAGCTCGTGGCGGCGGTCGAGCGGATCGTCGCGTCTGTCGACGGGGCGTGGGTGGAGCCGAAGGCCTTCGGGCTCGGCCTGCACACGCGCCTCGCCCGCCCGGATGCGGCGCAGGAGGCCCAGCGCGAGGTCGACGCCCTCCTCGCCGAGCGGGCACCGAACTGGCGGCGGCGCACCGGCCGCGACATCCTCGAGTTCGCGTTCCGGCACGAGGGCAAGGACCAAGCGGTCGCGGCGCTGCGAGAGCGGCTCGGTGCGACGGCTGTGCTGTTCGCGGGCGACGATGTGACCGATGAGGACGCGCTGCGTTCGCTCGGAGAGGGCGACCTCGGCGTGCACGTCGGGACGGGCGACAGCGCCGCATCCGTGTCCGTCGAAGACCCCGCAGCACTGGCCGCGCTCCTCGACCGGCTGGCCGGGCTGCGGGCTCAGCGTTGACGGCTCGGCGACCGAGACAGGTGCCCGGCCGCAATAGACTGCACGGGTGAGCCACCCCGACGAAGCGATCGACATCAAGCCGCGCAGCCGAGCTGTGACGGACGGCATTGAAGCCACCACCTCCCGAGGCATGCTGCGTGCCGTCGGCATGGGAGACGAGGACTGGGACAAGCCCCAGATCGGCATCGCCTCCAGCTGGAACGAGATCACCCCCTGCAACCTCAGCCTCGATCGGCTCGCGCAGGGTGCCAAAGAGGGCGTGCACGCCGGCGGCGGCTACCCGCTGCAGTTCGGCACGATCTCCGTCTCCGACGGCATCTCCATGGGACACGAGGGCATGCACTTCTCGCTCGTGAGCCGCGAGGTCATCGCCGACTCCGTCGAGACGGTGATGATGGCCGA contains the following coding sequences:
- a CDS encoding glycoside hydrolase family 13 protein: MSAVLSASDHGELTRSNDRDWWRQAVVYQVYPRSFADADGDGIGDLRGILSRADYLAALGVDAVWLSPFYPSELADGGYDVADYRDVDPRLGTLADFDELVAALHERGIRIVVDIVPNHTSDKHEWFQEALASGRGSAARERYIFREGTGPDGSEPPTDWTAAFGGSAWERVADGQWYLHSFAIEQPDLDWNHPEVREDFLRTLRFWSDRGVDGFRIDVAHMLTKDLRDPLPSAAELAAMPIDGTHPLLDRDDVHEIYAEWRRLFDSYDPPRTAVAEAWVATDRVPKYASPESLGQSFNFDLLRAGFDAAQFREIVTDNMSLAARSGSSSTWVLSNHDVFRHATRYALPLIEETDESVPNRHGGGWLEAGADETVIDRAGGVRRARAASMFLLGLPGSAYLYQGEELGLHEVAEIPANQRQDPTFFRTHQAQYGRDGCRVPLPWTRSGSSFGFGAGGAHLPQPSWFADSSVQAEEEDPSSTLSLYRRAIALRHELVADEDLEWVETGRDDVLHFRRPNGWEIVTVFGPMPFGLAPDSARRVVLSSAAIDGHLVPGETTVWLAGG
- a CDS encoding TetR/AcrR family transcriptional regulator codes for the protein MDPRVARTRASLQNALLDLARERPLDAITVADIAAEAAVNRSSFYQHYADKDQLLADALESAVDDVSSRIIRSVDPRDISQPPAELTTYLRHIADNADLYRLVLGEHGSLAVAAQLRARVQGIVGDAVRQGAPSVFDGLPVDVVAASVTGSALGVITAWLARDPLPSIEVATQWLWQALFGPLDRPST
- a CDS encoding MMPL family transporter translates to MAQLLYRLGRFSARRAWIVLVAWVIALGIAAGSFVAFGGTLATSFSIPGTETERVNDRLADALPDLTGASAPVVFQTDGQPFTDEQKADISSLLKDVAGIDGVAGTVDPFQTEAQRADQASQLASGADQLAQGESQLDAAKQQLDAGQTQLDAAIAQAQAAGVYAQAEAQFAAQQAQITAGREQIDASRAQLEAQKPQLEAGQELLDAASDIRTVSTDGATALGNVSFTKDMFSLPQETKTAVADRLKSADIPGVSIDYSSTIAQSTDGLIGVGELVGVLIAALVLAFMMRALLPAITPLIGSLIGVGVGVAGSLAFSDVVDMASVTPILGVMLGLAVGIDYSLFIVNRHRKQVLEGMEIGESIGLANGTAGNAVVFAGTTVIIALIALLVTGVPFLGVMGVVGAACVFVAVLVAITVTPALLGLMKLRVLRRGLRAKVGHPDHAPAELRPMRTGRVVAAGAAAIIALLVIAIPALSMRLGLPDGSSEATDTTQYRAYTAATEAFGAGVNGPLLVVAETPQPVAEADRVTTQADVARTLMAQDDVDAVAPIAVSDDGRTFAFQVVPQDGPASESTETLVHDLRALSPLDGDIELGVAGQASANIDVSQKLADALPVYLAVVVGLSLVIMVLVFRSILVPIIATAGYVLSLFAALGAVTAIYQWGWLSDVFGVHDPGPVLSFGPIILMGVLFGLAMDYQLFLVSGMREAYVHGAPARAAVVAGLRGGRAVVTAAAIIMISVFGGFVFSHLAMVRPIGFGMAIGVLFDAFVVRMVIVPALMHLFGRAAWWLPRWLDRILPDVDVEGAALERAHPVQH
- a CDS encoding MFS transporter encodes the protein MNGATTSVWRQPAQVWAVAFACVVAFMGIGLVDPILPAIAESLEATPVETELLFTSYLLVTGLAMLVTSWISSRIGAKATLLAGLALIVVFSLFSALSGSVDAIIGFRAGWGLGNALFISTALATIVGAASGGSSAAIVLYEAALGVGIAVGPLLGGLLGEVSWRGPFFGVVVLMAIAFIAVAVLLRGPKETRTPVPLSAPFRALGKPALAVLAVAALFYNIGFFTLLAFSPFPLGFGAMGIGFTFFGWGVALAVTSVWVAPLLLRRFTRSGVMLVVLPLLAIDLVVGGILVANSAALVTCIIVGGLLLGVMNTVLTEAVMEATDLPRAVASSAYSAVRFLGGAAAPPLAAWLWHASNATVPYLVAAASIVIAALTIALGRRALRRIDQRPADAAEEGVAVLVGDAT
- a CDS encoding MarR family winged helix-turn-helix transcriptional regulator → MRKAEAIERIVVAAHALTRVAAVTTQNDAPAAQWRALSILQKEGPQRVGDLARLSRTTQPGMTRLVGQLADLHLVDRERDAEDSRVTLVSITPAGSEAMDAWRTQLGEALEPLFTDLDDAEWSALEHASRILMSRTDAFAGAAR
- a CDS encoding acetyl-CoA C-acetyltransferase; this translates as MTSDDIVIVAAARTPQGRLKGQLSSIPAPQLGGIAIRGALAQGQIPASAVDAVLVGQVLPAGTGQNPARQAAIAAGLGWDVHAAGVNKVCLSGLTAVIDAARMIRVGDASVVVAAGMESMSRAPHLLTGSRDGYAYGSVEVLDHMAYDGLTDAFDRVSMGESTERRNADYEVTRAEQDAVAARSHQRAAAAAEAGLFDAEIVPVEVPQRRGEPIVITHDEGIRADTSEEVLAKLRPAFAEGGTITAGNSSQISDGASAVVLTTRSHADAQGWKVLAALGASGQVAGPDNSLHAQPARAIAQALERQGLAASDLDLVEINEAFAAVVVRSQRELGISDEVVNPQGGGIALGHPIGASGNRLVVHAVHELVRRESGTAAVALCGGGGQGDALILVR
- a CDS encoding trehalose-6-phosphate synthase, producing MPQAEFVVVANRLPVDRDADGGWRRSPGGLVTALEPVMRKSDGAWVGWAGKPDLELEPFDAEGTHLVPITLSAEEVELYYEGFSNDTIWPLYHDVIAAPRYRREWWNAYVAVNRRFAEAAAEVAAVGGTVWVQDYQLQLVPQFLREQRPDLTIGYFHHIPFPAYGLFSQLPWRRQVLEGLLGADVIGFQRVADAGNFARAVRRQLRYETKSTGIKVPQADGSVRMALAKAFPISIDVASYVELAERPEIQARAREIREELGNPRHILLGVDRLDYTKGIRHRMKAFGELLQDERLSVEDVTLVQVASPSRERVETYQQLRDEIELTVGRINGDYDTMGHTAIRYLHQAFPKEEMVALYLAADVMLVTALRDGMNLVAKEYVASRIDNRGALVLSEFAGAADELGSSLLVNPHDIQGLKDTIVRAIEMTPGEQGRRMRALRRRVREHDVEDWSREFLAALAGIRGSGTV
- the otsB gene encoding trehalose-phosphatase, with the translated sequence MTDLESLARTPRLLVALDFDGTLSPLVDEPMSARMIPAARRALDALAALPATDVALVSGRSLADLRVISEHADDSLFHLAGSHGAETWDPGARTGQDDADDLVDRELLAELVAAVERIVASVDGAWVEPKAFGLGLHTRLARPDAAQEAQREVDALLAERAPNWRRRTGRDILEFAFRHEGKDQAVAALRERLGATAVLFAGDDVTDEDALRSLGEGDLGVHVGTGDSAASVSVEDPAALAALLDRLAGLRAQR